TAGCTGAAGCAAAATACCCAGACACTGATGCGCTTCATACTCCGGTCCAAAGCCTGGCACATCAGCAGGACCAGAAGCAATCTCTTCCAGAGGCAAGCGCTTGTCTGCAAAAGCCACCAGCTTACGAGCCCGTTGTTCATCCTCTGTCCTGATGAGTTCAAAGTACAGATTAGGCTTGACTGGGTGTTTGCTTAATTGATCAAATAGCACGGGCCATACATCTAGTGCTAACATTCGAGCTGCGCGAATGGCACAGTGAAGATGCGGTGAATCTGCATGATGTAGTTCCTGCTCTACCAGCTTCATCCACTGCGGATCGTCCATCATCTGCTGGCATATCGACGCGTAACGTTTACGTAATTCCGGCGTCCATTCATGCTCATAACGTGCCTCCCATGAATCGTCTTCTTCATCGAGGAAGTCCGCAATATCCATGATGATCGTAAGATGCTTCACAGTCGTACACATAGTCTAGCATGACGAAGGTAGTTGCCTATGACCATAGCGGCATGCTCATAATCGTCTATACTTTCCGCAGGTCCGCCTGCCGCCAGCAAAGCCGACAGTATATCGCCTGCTCCGTCAAACAACTCCCGATCAATGTGCGGTACAGCCATGGCTGTATGCAGCTCGCCTTTATGAGCGCATTCATAAGCAAGGTACTCATACATGACATTATTGCGGAATCCTTCCCGTAATAACCAATCACGTATTTCCTGCCGCGCCGGCTCCAGTCGTTCCACGACGTGAATACGTCCCCAACCATGTACCTGTAAGGCTAAATTATACAACTGCTCATTGGCCTGATCCGAAATATTACGGATAGCTACAGCCGCATATAGCGTGAATTCATCATGCTTGGCTAGTGTTAAAATAAGCTCGTGGTGCTGCTCTGTCTCCAGCAATCCGAGCAGCGCAATACCGACCTTCACCACATTGCGATGTGCTCCGTGTTCGGCCAGCCAACGCGCCTCCTCATACAATCGATCCGGCTGAATTGCTGGATGTTCGCGCACCGCATCTAGCAGCGGATCAATCAGGCTGAGCGCATTTCCCTCCATCAAGCGTACATACGTCTCACGTCTTGTTTTCATCCCTGGCTTGCGGCATTGTCTGGACAACAAGTGTGCTAGCTCCTTAATTTTCTCAGTCTCTCCATCTCCGCCAGCGCCATGATGTCCAAACGCTCCATCTAGCCCTCCTGCCACCCAACGCATCGTATGACCTGCCCAATATTCCTCATCATCCGGCAAATGATCATCCGTAAGCCTGCCCTGAGGGTCCAATCCCTGCTTAATCGTTTCATAAATCGAAAGCTTACCTACCCATGGATATAACACTTCATTTTTGAATCGTCCAAACATGTTGCCTCACCCTTCTGTTATGTATGACTTTTTACTTATCGTGCTACCTTATGTCCCTATAATCCTTTATTTTGGAAGTCATGAACATGGTGAAAGTATTACAAAGATGAATAAATTACCTTTTTCCTGCATCCCTTCCCTGATAGAATAAAGGGATACTTGTTTTCGGAGAACGGCTACAGAAACGGGGAATGCATCATGGCGAGAGAGAGTTTTGATAAAGAAATTCAATTCCTGCGTATGCTCACACTAACAAGCGGCGCTTATAATCGGCAGCAGTTTGCAGACAGACTTGGCATTTCGGTACATACCTTTGATAAAACGATCCGGCGCCTCAAGGAAATCGTCCAATCCGTACAACAGCAGTTGCCTGCGGAACAGGGACATGATTTTAATGAGATGCTGCGCTTTAATTATTACGAATCCACTGATCCGTTATTGTTATTCCTGTTTCGGGCCAAATCGCTCAAGGAATCGGAAAGCGTCCGCTTATCCCTTCTGCTGACAGCGCTGCAATCACAGCCTATGACCACCATGGAACTGCTGGACGCTTGCTGCAATGGGCTGCCTTCCGACAGTGCACTGCCGGATGAAAAAACAATCCGTTCTGATCTGAAATATCTGGTCGAAGTCGGCGTAGTTCGTAAGGAGCCTGGCGGCAGACCCTATCGCTATGCTGTCCGTAATGATCTGGTGACAGAACTGACGGACGAGGAATTACTGGACTTATATGATTTTGTGGACGTTATGGCCAACACTCAGCTCCCCTCTGTGCAGGGATATCTGTTGCGAGATCATCTTAAAAAGGCCATGCGCCGCCAGCTCGGAGATCGGGAGATGGCAGAGCCTTTTTTATATAAATACCATTATTATTCACGCATTCTGGACGAAGCCCATATTCATCCGCTTCTGCATGCCATTCGGCAACGCCGCTGCGTAACCTTTTTATATTTTTCGGCATCCAAACGAAGCATGTACGGGTCACAGAACACAAACCCACGATTTGAAAAAGAGACTGAAGGCCGTGAACATACCATTCTGCCCTTGCAAGTCATCTATGATCATCAATATGGACGTTGGTACGTGCTTGGTCATGTGGGCGGCAAAGGAATCATGAAGTTTCGTATGGAGGGCATGACCCAATTGGTGGAGGGCAAGCCTGTCCCAGAACAGCTTTATGCCGACCTGTTAGCCGTGTTGGAGGAAAAAATGCGGTACAGCTGGCTTGTTGATACGGGTCGTCCCGTGAAGGTAAGGGTACGTTTTTTTAATCCCGAAGGGGCAAAACGCAACTTTATTCGGGAACGTGTGCTGTCACAAGGACAATGGGGTACGATTACGGAGGAAGAAAGTGAATCCTTTATCTACGAAATCACAGTGAATGGAATCACTGAGATTAAACCGTGGATTCGCAGCTTCGGATCAAGCTGTGAGGTATTGGAGCCCCAGCGGCTGCGTAAGGAATTCAGACAGGAATGGAAGGAGCTGCAAGCCTATTATGAGCCTGTTCGAGAAAATATTTAACTATCAGATTGTCTCACGGTTGGATGAATCGGGCGCTTTTGCTACCACCTCGCAGGAAAGAGTCTGGCTTAAGTCCATGCTTGCAGACTCGGCAGCGACAGAGGCTTTTACCCCGTCTACACTTGATAAGCTTCGGCAATTACTTGCAGACGACGAGCCATTGGAGGCCGATGGCAGCCTGCGCGAAAAGGCAGGAGTTCCTGCTGCTTCGGTTTATCATCCGCTCCTGCGTGAATTGCGTTCCATTCTGCGATCCCGTTCAGGCATCTGTATGACCTACAAACTGCGCAACGGACGCCTACATGAGCGAATGTCCGGATTTCCCTATAAGCTGGAGTTTTCCATGGTCAAAAAAGAATGGAGTCTGCTATGGTATAATCGCCGACATCGCGCATTCATGTCTACTAAACTATCCAACATCGTAACCGTTACGGAGGATGAGATTCTTCCTGAAGAAGCCGAGAAGTTTACCCAACGAATACTCGGTATACTGGAGTCGCGCAAAGAACAGGGCATCATTGAAATTATTCCTGTATACAACGGTGAAATGTCTCGTATTTTATATGCTTTTTCCTGTTTTGAAAAAGAGGTCGAATATGTACAGGAAGCTGATACCTATCGTATTACGCTCACCTTCCAGGCAGACGAATGTGAATATGTGCTATCCAAAATCCGTTTCCTTGGCAAACGTGTCAAGGTCGTCCAAGGCTCACGGCTGATCTCACGAATGAAAGAAACAACAGCCAAAGCCCTCGCACGGTACGAAGAGGAATAGCTGCTGCAGAAATTAGGATCTATCCATGTAAAAAGCCCCCCCTCCGTCTGTTAATGAGACGAAAGGAGGGCCTATTAAATACAGTACGTATAAACGAAACGAGGTCATGTACTTACATCCGCACACGTCTGCTGTAACAAGCTAGTCCGTAATGTCAGTTACGGCAAGGCTTGTCCACGTGCACTGACATACAATTGATACCATTCCTCACGGGTCATCAGCTCGCTCTGGCGTTCAGCATCCTGACATGCTTGGATTCGTTCAGGATTGGCGCTGCCAATGACAGGCTGAATCCGTGCCGGATGCTTCATAAGCCAGCCCAGGACGATCGCTTCGCGTGTCGTCCCCTTTTCAGAGGCCAGCTTCTGCACCAGTTCTGCCGTCTTATGGATATGCTCAGGTTTTCCTTCCAGAGAACCTCCGCTAAAACGCCCCTGCGCCAGCGGTCCCCAAGCCTGGAGCTGAATATCCTCAGTTTGGCAATATTCCAGCAAACCTTCGCCAAAATGTACATTCGTCCCCGCCTGCTGGTTCACGTGTACGGTCTGATCTATAAAATGCAGATGTGCCAGGCTCATCTCCAGCTGATTAGCAATCAGCGGCTCCGTTAGGCTGCGCTCCAGAAAACGAATTTGGCTTACATTCATATTGGAAACGCCAAAATGCCGTACTTTGCCGGATGTCTTAAGCTCGCTGAACGCCTTTGCTACTTCTTCCGGCTCTACCAGCGGATCGGGGCGGTGCAGCAGCAGGATGTCTAAATACTCAGTACCCAGACGCTTCAAGATACCATCTACGGACTCCATAATATGATCATATGAGAAATCAAAACGGCCTGGGAGCGTGCCATCCGGCAAAAAAATGCCGCATTTGGACTGAATTACGATTTGTTCACGCAATCCGGGCTGTCCCTTTAAAATCCGACCGAAAATTTCTTCCGCTTTTCCCATACGATAGATATCCGCATGATCAAACATCGTAATCCCGATGGATTGTGCAGCTTCTACAGCTCTCTCCGCTTCAACGACATGCTCCTGTGTATACGGTGCATGGCTCCATTCTCCACCAAAAGGCATGCAGCCAAGTACCAGCCGACTATCGGAGATTCCACGTTTCTGTAAAGGCATAATTTTCATGCTGCTCCTCCTTGAACCCTCAAAGTATTCCTTGCTTCATCAACATTCGAATAGTTCGTCAAACCGCAAAAATCAGACGGAAAACATGTCGTTTCCCGTCTGATTTTATTTTAGTTACTTATTAGACAGCCCTTCTTATATGTAATAATCAATAGCCAACTTCAGCAGATAAAGCGCGAGCAAATGCAGCGGATAAAACAAATAGAAGAAGGTTCGTGGACCTTTTCCCCTCTCTCCGTTATATCGGGATAGCAAAGGGAGTGCAAAAATACAGGCCCCGCCGATCGCAAACGGATAAAGATATTCGTTCATTGTGCTGGCGTTGATGCCCATGATGCTGAGCGAATCGGGAACAGCCCATATAATGATGACTCCGAAAATGAACATAAGCGCAATTATTGCAATAATCCATCCGTTGTAAATCTTCTGTTGTTTGCGAGCCACATAGAAAGCCAGAACCAGGAACACTCCAATCACACTCCAGTCTCCCAAAAGAGAGACTACGCAAAGAGCCGAAATAGCCAAGTATTTAAGCACAGGATTGGTCGTGTTGTCATAGAACCATATTGCCAGTAGGCCCATCAACAACGTTAGCATGATGTTTCCCGAAGTATACCAATCTTTAAATACCAATCCGTAAGGCACCACACTGGCTAGCCCGGTTAGAGCAAGGCGCATTGTATATTTTTTGAAGCTTCTGGTATGGATATATCCTTCGGCTACAAAAAAAGCCATGATAGGCAATGTAATTCTGCCTACCACCTGAAAGCCCAAAAAATCGGCAAAAAATAGCCCTCCAATATGATCAATTAGCATTGCCAATACTGCAATTAATTTTAAACTGGTGGCATCAATGCCTTTCACCTCTGCTTGAACGGATAATCTTTGTTCCATATTCCTCCCCTTTTCTTCCCGAAGAACTATGCCCTCCGTATCTATTCTATTCGTAAACAGGTCTGTTCAGGAGGCTCCGGTCTCCCATCTTATCTAAGAGGTGCTTCAACAATTGGCGGGAAACGGGAATAATGCGCCTTGCTTCTCCGGAATTCTGATTGGTTTGAAAAATGATCTCCTTCTTGCTCTTATCTATAGATTCCACCTTCATCAGGTTTACGATAAATGCCCGATGACACCGGAACAACCTTGGGTCCTTAGCCTCAATATCTTTCAGATCGCCGTAAAACTCAAGAGTTCTGTTTTCGGAAACCAGACGGATTTTGTGGGGAACACCGGTTGTTTCAAAGTAATAAATGCTGGAGAAGGAAATTTGAAATTTCGTAAATTTATTGTCGAGTATAAACCAATCATTGACATCCAACACAGGCTTTCTTTGATGGGCAACAACAAGAACTTCTCTGACCTTTTTTTCCATTTCATCCTGAGTAGCATCCTTGATAATGAAATCAAGAGCTGCTACCTTATATTGGAAGGTAAGCGGAGACAGATGACCGTGGGTAGTTACAAAGACAATATGCCCATACATATCATATTTTCTGATTTCCTGGGCAACTTCCAGTCCCTTCATCTGACAACCAGAGATTTCAATATCAAGGAAATACAAGTTATTCGCACAAGCTTTAGATTCAAAAAGCAGGAGATCCGGCTTACTGGTGGCAATGAGATTGCTGCAGCAGATGCCAAGTTCCTCGCAGCTTTTACGGACCATCTTTTCCATTATGCGCTGCTGGATAAACTGATCTTCCAGAATAAAAATATTCATGATGTCGCTCTCTTTATAATTAATGTTTGCGTGAAAAAATCCGGTTCCTTTTTGGTATCCAAAGTTACATACTTGTTGCTGCGCAGCACCTTTGCTATATTGTACAAGCCAAGACCTCGATTGTCCGCTTTCGTTGAAAAGTTCCGTTTGTAGAGATCATTCACCTTAATCCCGTCAAGTGCAGAATGATTATAAGAGTTTCGTATCGTCACCGTCTGAATATCGTCTTCATGGATCAGCACAATATTTATGGACGGATTGCAGGTCTCTAGTGCCGCATCGATTGCATTGTCCAGGAAACAAGAGATTACTCTGCAAAGGTCTATAATATCCATATACATTTCACTGATACCGCTATCAATTTCCAGTTTTACGTCAACTCCACGCTTCTTTGCCACCAGCACCTTGGATGTAATAATACTCTTGAGCTCACTCACGTCCAGATTAATCAGGTTATCCAGACTATAGGAATATCCGTTCAACTGTGAGGCAGTAGGTTGGATAGAACTCTCATATATCCGCTTGATCATCGCCAAATCCCCAGTTCTGATCCCCTCGTCCAGCATTAACAGGATATTGGTATAGTCATGTCTGAAGCCGCGGATGTCTTCGTACATTTTTTCAATCTCCATAATATAAGCCTCCAGCTGCAGGTATTGTTCCGTCTTGTTCTTCTCTAGCTCACGTTCACGCAGGAAGCGATACAGCCAATTGATCGTCATCAGGAAGATGGAGGTCAAGCCGATCAGCATCAACACAATCTTTAATCTGCTTGGATACGGATTGTTGCTTTCACACTCCGAATAGATAATCAGTCCTAGTCCGATGATCCCCAAGACTAAGATTAAAGAAGCTCCGACGATAAGCTTAATCCGATATATCTTCAAAAGCCTGACCGCCGGAGTAGGAAACAAATAAGACACAAGCTTTCGGAGCGCCAAGTAGATCAGCGGAGGTGAACAAGCGGTTAGGAAGGGCGCCGTCCATTTGTTTTTATATTCATAAGGAACCGCATAGCTGATTACCGTTATGAAATAACCCAGCAGTGTCGTAATGAAGATGGTAAGGATGGCGTAGAAGCCTATGACCCACAAGGATTCATATTTGTCGGTCAACCACCCGTATAATG
This window of the Paenibacillus polymyxa genome carries:
- a CDS encoding sensor histidine kinase, translated to MEIEQKMITSGIYFLQYTSYLVIYHMVSGNGLSVFRMNYKLLLFLVMYYFIGITALNNFGLIVYLFLFVLLALYGWLTDKYESLWVIGFYAILTIFITTLLGYFITVISYAVPYEYKNKWTAPFLTACSPPLIYLALRKLVSYLFPTPAVRLLKIYRIKLIVGASLILVLGIIGLGLIIYSECESNNPYPSRLKIVLMLIGLTSIFLMTINWLYRFLRERELEKNKTEQYLQLEAYIMEIEKMYEDIRGFRHDYTNILLMLDEGIRTGDLAMIKRIYESSIQPTASQLNGYSYSLDNLINLDVSELKSIITSKVLVAKKRGVDVKLEIDSGISEMYMDIIDLCRVISCFLDNAIDAALETCNPSINIVLIHEDDIQTVTIRNSYNHSALDGIKVNDLYKRNFSTKADNRGLGLYNIAKVLRSNKYVTLDTKKEPDFFTQTLIIKRATS
- a CDS encoding WYL domain-containing protein; its protein translation is MSLFEKIFNYQIVSRLDESGAFATTSQERVWLKSMLADSAATEAFTPSTLDKLRQLLADDEPLEADGSLREKAGVPAASVYHPLLRELRSILRSRSGICMTYKLRNGRLHERMSGFPYKLEFSMVKKEWSLLWYNRRHRAFMSTKLSNIVTVTEDEILPEEAEKFTQRILGILESRKEQGIIEIIPVYNGEMSRILYAFSCFEKEVEYVQEADTYRITLTFQADECEYVLSKIRFLGKRVKVVQGSRLISRMKETTAKALARYEEE
- a CDS encoding helix-turn-helix transcriptional regulator; translation: MARESFDKEIQFLRMLTLTSGAYNRQQFADRLGISVHTFDKTIRRLKEIVQSVQQQLPAEQGHDFNEMLRFNYYESTDPLLLFLFRAKSLKESESVRLSLLLTALQSQPMTTMELLDACCNGLPSDSALPDEKTIRSDLKYLVEVGVVRKEPGGRPYRYAVRNDLVTELTDEELLDLYDFVDVMANTQLPSVQGYLLRDHLKKAMRRQLGDREMAEPFLYKYHYYSRILDEAHIHPLLHAIRQRRCVTFLYFSASKRSMYGSQNTNPRFEKETEGREHTILPLQVIYDHQYGRWYVLGHVGGKGIMKFRMEGMTQLVEGKPVPEQLYADLLAVLEEKMRYSWLVDTGRPVKVRVRFFNPEGAKRNFIRERVLSQGQWGTITEEESESFIYEITVNGITEIKPWIRSFGSSCEVLEPQRLRKEFRQEWKELQAYYEPVRENI
- a CDS encoding aldo/keto reductase, with the translated sequence MKIMPLQKRGISDSRLVLGCMPFGGEWSHAPYTQEHVVEAERAVEAAQSIGITMFDHADIYRMGKAEEIFGRILKGQPGLREQIVIQSKCGIFLPDGTLPGRFDFSYDHIMESVDGILKRLGTEYLDILLLHRPDPLVEPEEVAKAFSELKTSGKVRHFGVSNMNVSQIRFLERSLTEPLIANQLEMSLAHLHFIDQTVHVNQQAGTNVHFGEGLLEYCQTEDIQLQAWGPLAQGRFSGGSLEGKPEHIHKTAELVQKLASEKGTTREAIVLGWLMKHPARIQPVIGSANPERIQACQDAERQSELMTREEWYQLYVSARGQALP
- a CDS encoding TraX family protein yields the protein MEQRLSVQAEVKGIDATSLKLIAVLAMLIDHIGGLFFADFLGFQVVGRITLPIMAFFVAEGYIHTRSFKKYTMRLALTGLASVVPYGLVFKDWYTSGNIMLTLLMGLLAIWFYDNTTNPVLKYLAISALCVVSLLGDWSVIGVFLVLAFYVARKQQKIYNGWIIAIIALMFIFGVIIIWAVPDSLSIMGINASTMNEYLYPFAIGGACIFALPLLSRYNGERGKGPRTFFYLFYPLHLLALYLLKLAIDYYI
- a CDS encoding LytR/AlgR family response regulator transcription factor; the protein is MNIFILEDQFIQQRIMEKMVRKSCEELGICCSNLIATSKPDLLLFESKACANNLYFLDIEISGCQMKGLEVAQEIRKYDMYGHIVFVTTHGHLSPLTFQYKVAALDFIIKDATQDEMEKKVREVLVVAHQRKPVLDVNDWFILDNKFTKFQISFSSIYYFETTGVPHKIRLVSENRTLEFYGDLKDIEAKDPRLFRCHRAFIVNLMKVESIDKSKKEIIFQTNQNSGEARRIIPVSRQLLKHLLDKMGDRSLLNRPVYE